A section of the Citrus sinensis cultivar Valencia sweet orange chromosome 8, DVS_A1.0, whole genome shotgun sequence genome encodes:
- the LOC102628707 gene encoding UDP-glycosyltransferase 73C2-like encodes MASEASEFHILLLPFLAQGHLIPMFDMARLLANHRAIVTIVTTPVNAARLKTVLARAVQSGLQIRLVEIQFPWQEAGLPQGCENFDMLPSIDLASKFFNSHSMLQLPFENLFSEQSPKPCCIISDMGYPWTVDTAAKFNVPRIVFHGFSCFCLFCLHILRDSKVHENVTSDSEYFKVPGLPDQIEFTKVQLPIFPSDDMKDINEQMLAADKKTFGIIINTFEDLESAYFREYKNAKQGKVWCIGPVSLCNKESIDKVERGNKAAIDVPECLTWLDSQQPSSVVYVCLGSICNLTSSQLIELGLGLEASKKPFIWVTRVGSKLEELEKWLVEENFEERIKGRGLLIRGWVPQVMILSHPAVGGFLTHCGWNSSLEGISAGVQMLTWPLFGDQFCNEKLIVEVLRIGVSVGVEVPLKFGEEEKIGVLVKKDDVETAINILMDDGEERDVRRKRAKEFEELAKRALEEGGSSYNNIQLFFQDIMQQPTSEVM; translated from the coding sequence ATGGCATCCGAAGCCAGCGAGTTTCATATTCTCTTGCTTCCTTTCTTGGCTCAAGGTCATTTGATTCCCATGTTTGACATGGCTAGATTGCTTGCAAATCATAGAGCCATTGTGACAATTGTCACCACCCCAGTTAATGCAGCAAGGCTCAAAACAGTCCTCGCTCGTGCCGTACAATCCGGACTACAAATCCGACTCGTTGAAATACAATTTCCATGGCAAGAAGCAGGATTACCTCAAGGTTGCGAGAATTTCGACATGCTTCCTTCAATAGACTTGGCCTCCAAGTTCTTCAATTCACATAGCATGCTTCAATTgccttttgaaaatttgttcaGCGAGCAAAGTCCTAAGCCTTGCTGCATAATTTCTGACATGGGCTATCCTTGGACGGTGGACACCGCAGCCAAATTCAATGTTCCAAGGATTGTTTTCCATGGATTTTCTTGCTTCTGTCTCTTCTGCCTGCACATATTGCGCGATTCAAAGGTTCATGAGAATGTTACATCTGATTCAGAATACTTTAAGGTACCTGGCTTGCCtgatcaaattgaatttactAAAGTTCAGTTACCAATATTCCCGAGTGATGACATGAAAGATATTAATGAACAAATGTTGGCAGCTGATAAGAAAACATTCGGAATCATTATAAATACCTTCGAAGATCTAGAGTCAGCATATTTCAGAGAATACAAGAACGCCAAACAAGGAAAAGTTTGGTGCATCGGCCCTGTTTCTCTGTGCAACAAAGAAAGCATAGACAAGGTGGAGAGAGGTAACAAAGCAGCAATTGATGTTCCCGAATGCTTAACATGGCTTGATTCGCAACAACCAAGCTCGGTAGTGTATGTTTGTCTGGGAAGTATTTGCAATCTAACATCTTCacaactgattgagcttggtTTAGGCCTGGAAGCATCTAAGAAACCATTTATTTGGGTTACAAGGGTAGGAAGTAAATTAGAAGAACTAGAGAAATGGCTTgtagaagaaaattttgaagaaaggATTAAAGGGAGAGGCCTCTTGATTCGGGGTTGGGTACCACAAGTAATGATTTTATCACACCCTGCAGTCGGAGGGTTCTTAACGCATTGCGGCTGGAATTCATCTCTAGAAGGGATATCAGCCGGGGTTCAAATGCTTACATGGCCACTTTTTGGAGACCAATTTTGTAATGAGAAGCTGATTGTGGAAGTTTTAAGGATTGGTGTGAGTGTTGGAGTGGAAGTTCCACTGAAGTTTGGGGAGGAAGAGAAGATTGGAGTGTTGGTGAAGAAGGACGATGTCGAAACGGCTATAAACATTCTAATGGATGATGGAGAAGAAAGAGATGTGAGAAGAAAAAGAGCCAAAGAATTTGAAGAGCTGGCAAAGAGAGCTTTAGAAGAAGGGGGTTCTTCTTATAACAACATCCAATTGTTTTTCCAGGATATCATGCAACAGCCTACCTCAGAAgttatgtaa